The genomic DNA GGGGAGAGGGGCAGAGGGGAAAGGGGCAGAGGGGTGCGGAGAGGGATATCGTGGAACGCGAAGGTCGCTCAGAAGGGCTTTGCCACGGAGGGTGCTGAGGACACATGGCGACATTGAACTGGATCGGCAAGGAGGCGGTTGTCAATCACCATCGGAAGGTGCCGTATCGGCTGCTGAAGGCCGATCCGTCGCTCTCGGTGGGTGAGGATGGCGGGCTGGCATCGGGGAATCTGCTTGTGCAGGGGGACAATCTGGAGGCGCTCAAGGCGCTCTTGCCCTACTACGGCGGCAAGGTGAAGTGCATCTACATCGATCCGCCGTACAACACGGGGAACGAGGAGTGGGTGTACAACGACAACGTGAACAGCCCGCAGATCAGGGCGTGGCTTGAAGGCACGCTTGAAAGCCGCAAGGTCGATGCAGACGACCTGAGCCGTCACGACAAGTGGCTGTGCATGATGTATCCGCGGCTAATGCTACTACGAGATTTCTTGTGCGAGGATGGCGCGTTATTTGTGTCGATTGACGATAACGAGGTTGCTTTCCTTCGCCTGTTGCTCGACGAGGTGTTGGGCAGTAGTAATTTTGTTGCCGAAATGATCTGGGAGGGCGCATTCAAGAATGATGCGAGACAGATAGGTGTCAATCACGAGTATGTTCTCGTTTACGCCAAGAACAGGGCCTTGCTGCCTCGTGAGTGGGCAGTTCCCAAAGAGGGTGTTGAGCCCGTCTTGCGTGAAGTCGATCGCTTGAGAGCGATTCACGGAGAAGACTACGACTCGGCTTCGGCGGATCTGGCCGGTTGGTTTCGGGCCATGAAAGCCACGCCTTCTTTCGGACTACGCCGGTTTCGATTCATTGACGCCAGGGGTGCGTACAAGGAAGATGATCCCACAGCACCTGGCGGACGGCGATTTCAGTTGATCAATCCGCATACGGGCACGGTGATTCCCTTGCGTCCCAATCGTGGCTGGGCGTTTGATCAGAATGAGTTTGAGGAACGAGTGAAGCAAGGCCGCATTTCGTTTGTCAACGATAAGAGCATTATGCTTCGAACATATCTCCACGAGACCGACAAGGTGACCCCTCAAAGCGTCTTCTACCAGCCCACACGATCGGCCTCGGAACGTCTCGGACGAATACTTGACAGCGGAGAGTTTGAGTATCCCAAGGACGAGGTCATTCTCCAGCGATTCATTGATATGGCGACAGACCCCGGCGCGATCGTGATGGATTCCTTTGCTGGATCTGGCACGACTGGTCACGCCGTGCTCGCGATGAACAAGGCGGATGGCGGGAACCGAAAGTTCATCTGTATCGAGATGGATGAAACGATCTGCAAGACGATCACGCGTGAGCGGATCACGCGGGTGATCGAGGGGTATCACCCCGGCGGCGACAGGAAAAAGGAGCGGGTGGAGGGTCTTGGCGGCGGCTTCCGCTATGTGACACTCGGTCCGACGCTGTTTGACGAGCACGGCCGGTTTCGGTCGGGGGAGGACAAGGTCACGTTCGGGCAGTTGGCAGCGCACATCTTCTTCACGCAGACGGGGGAGCCGCTGCCGAAGCAGGTGAACGGGAAGCGGTCGCCATTGATCGGAACGTTTCGAGGCACGGCGTACTACCTGCTCTACAACGGGATTCTGGGGGACCGGAGTGTGAGCGGCGGGAACGTCCTGACGCGCGAGACGCTGGCGATGTTGCCCAAGCACACGCTGGCAGATGGGTCGCCGGGGCCACGGGTGGTGTTCGGCGAGGCGTGCCGCCTGAGTGATGCGACGCTGCGGCGAGAGGGGATTGAGTTCAGGCAGATTCCGTACCAAGTTGAAGTGGGGTAAGCCATGAAAAGAGAACTGGTTCAGCAGTACTGCGGCGTCTTTCAAGGGATCACTCGGGAGCGAGAAGGGGTGGAGTACTGGCACGGACGGGAACTACAGGACGTTCTCGGGTACACGAAGTGGGACAACTTTGTCCAGGTCGTCGAGCGGGCCAAGACCGCTTGCGCGAACAGCGGACAGGATCCGAACGACCATTTTGCCGACGTCGGCACAATGGTCGATCTCGGCTCGGGGGCGAAGCGGGAGGTCCCAGACTTCGTGCTGACGCGCTATGCGTGCTATCTCATTGCCCAGAATGGAGATCCGCGCAAGACACAGGTGGCCTTTGCACAGACGTACTTCGCCCTGCAGACTCGAAAGCAGGAGTTGGTTGAACAGCGGCTGGAAGAGGTCGAACGGCTCGCGGCGCGGGAGAAGCTGACGGGCACGGAGAAGGCGTTGTCCGGCATCATCTATGAGCGCGTCGGGAACGAGAAGAGCTTTGGGATGATCCGTAGCAAGGGCGACGCGGCGCTGTTCGGGGGGCGGACGACGGAGGACATGAAGAAGAAGCTGGGGGTGCCAAAGGGGCGCGCGCTGGCGGACTTCTTGCCCACGATCACGATCAAAGCCAAGGACTTCGCGAGCGAGATCACGAACTTCAATATCAAGGACAAGGACCTGCGCACAGAGGCGGCCATCACGAGTGAGCACGTCCAGAACAACAAGGACGTGCGCAAGTTGCTCGGAGAGCGTGGCATACAGCCCGAGGCGTTGCCGCCCGCGGAGGATATCAAGAAGCTCGAACGCCGAGTGGAGAGTGAGAAGCGATCCATCACAAAGGGGGCCAAGCCGCTGCCGCCGAGTGACGACGCACAAGGATGCGAAGCGTGACCACCGGGCTGAAGATCTATCAGGAGGAGGCGCTTCAGGAGCTCTCGGAGTTCCTGCGGGCAGCGCAGGCGACGGACGCGGCGCGTGCGTTCAACGCCAAGCGGAGGCCGAGCGGCGAGTACCAACCCATTCCCGAGTGGAAAGAGAGCGAGGCCTTTCCCTATGTGTGCGTGCGGATTCCGACGGGGGGCGGGAAGACGTTGCTGGCGGCGCACGCGGTGGGGAGGGTGTGCCATGACTATGTGCTGGCGGAACGGCAGGTGGTGTTGTGGCTTGCGCCGTCGGATGCGATTGTGCAACAGACGCTTGGGGTGTTGAGGGACAGAGGCAGCCGCGCGAGGAAGGCGCTGGCGGGGGCGTTTGGCGGTCAGGTGACGATTTTGGATGTGGAGGAGGCGTTGTCGGTGACGCCCGCGGTGCTGAGCGGATCGTGCTCGGTGATCGTGTCAACGGTGCAGTCGTGGCGGGTGGACAGCACGGACGGGCGGCGCGTGTACCAGCCGGCCAACGGTGACCTGATGGGGCACTTTGACGGTGCGAGCGAGAAGGCGCTTGCGGTCGTGGAGCGGGGACCGTCGGGCCAGCCGGTGTACTCGCTGGGGAACGTGCTGCGGCTGCGCAAGCCGATCGTGATCATCGATGAGGGGCACAAGTTCCGGACGAAGCGGACGTTCGAGACGCTGAAGCGGTTCTCGCCGCGTGCGGTGGTGGAGTTCACGGCAACGCCCCATGTGAAGGGAAAGGACAGGGTTCCGAGCAATGTGGTGGTGGAGAAGTCGGCGCGGGATCTGAAGATCGAGAACATGATCAAGGCGCCGATTGTGCTGCGGGAGTCCAAGCAGTGGACGGATGCGGTGCGGCTGGCGGTGGCCAAACGAAAGGAGCTGGCGCGGGCTGCGGAGGAGGAGGGGAGAAAGACGGGGGAGTACATCCGGCCGATCGTGCTGTTCAAGGCGGAGGACAACGTCACGGGGAGCAACAACGTGACGGTGGATGTGCTGCGGGAGCACTTGATCAAGGAGGGATACGCGACTGAGGAGGAGGTCGTGATTCATGTGGGTGGACGGAAGGACCTTCCCGCGAACATCCTCAGTCCGGAGTGTCCCGTGAACTATGTGATCACGGTGGATGCGTTGGGCGAGGGGTGGGACTGTCCGTTCGCGTATGTGCTGTGCACGATCGCGACGCTTTCGAGCTCGATCGCGGTGGAGCAGATCCTGGGGCGGGTGCTGCGGATGCCGAATGTCACGCTGAAGCATGATGAGTCGCTGAACAGGGCGTACTGCTTCACTTCGAGCGGGGCGTTCGGGGATGCGGCGACGAATCTGAAGGATGCGCTGGTGGACGCGGGATTCAGCCGCGATGAGGCGGAGGGGGCGGTCATTGAGGATCGCGGCGCGGAGCGGCGGGATGACGAGCCGGCGCCTCTGTTCCGGAACCGTGAGATCCCGGTGTTCGTTGATGCGGTGTTGAGTGAGGAGCAGAAGACGGCGATCGCGTCGGCGGTGCCTGGGGATGTGAGATTCGAGCCCGCACCGCTGGCGGGGACAACGACGATCCTGTATCGCGGCGACATGCTGGATGAGCGGGCGGCGGCGCGGGTGGAGAGTGTGCTGGAGGGGGGGCGGGACAAGATTGCCGCGAAGCGGTTCAAGCGTGCGCTTGCGGGGGAGGGGACGAGCGCGTCTGAGCTTGGGGAGCTATTCAGGATTCCGGCGTTGGCGATTCAAGACCCGCACGCGGAGGGCGGGCTCTCACTGTTTGAGGCCCAGCATCGGGAGACGGCGTGGACCTTGGATGAATGTTCGCACGAGTTGGGGCATTTCGACGCTTCGCCGGGGACGGTGCGTGAGTTTGAGGTCGCACCGGATGAAGACGGGGCGTGGGTGGACCAATACAAGGGCGAGGTTGCGGCGGCGGTGTCATGGATGGATCAGGGCGGACCACGGACACTCGAGGAGTTGTCGGCGTGGCTCGATCGCTCGATCGAGGATCGAACAGTTACGCAGGATGCGAAGCGGGCGTACATCGATCGAGTGCTGTTGTGGTTGACGCGGGCGCAGAACCTGTCGGTTGAGCGGCTGTCTCCCGTGCGATGGAGGCTTGCGCGGGCGATCGCGGCGCGCGTGGAGGAGCATCGATCGCAGATTGAGCGGCACGTGTTTCAGTCGCTACTCGGGCGGCTGGTTGTTTCGGTGACTCCACCTCACCCGTCGCTCATCTTTGCACTCGACTCCGCGCGATCGGACTATCCGGGAGACTTGCGAGCGACGACGGACCGGAAGTCATTTCCGCGGCACTTCTTCCCGTTTATCGGTGACATGAACAACGATGAGCGGTTGTGTGCGCAGTTGATCGATGCGCATCCCAATACGAAGCACTGGATCAGGAATATCGAGAGACATCCGAAGTCGTTCTGGATGCCGGGGCTGCGGCAGAAGTTCTATCCGGATTTCATCGCCGTTCTGCATGATGGCAGGTACGCGGCAATTGAGTACAAGGGGAAGCGCGGCGAGCAGATTCCTGATGAGCAGGCGAAGCGGGAGATGGGGATGCTTTGGGCTGCGCGAAGCGAGGGAAAGTGTGTGTTCGTGTGGGTAACGAAGGAGGACATGGAAGCGTCGGTATCGGCGGGACTCGCGAGCCCGTCTTGAGAAAGGGTGGTCAGCGAGCGGATTCGGCTTGTGTGAGGGGACAGATGGGTCGGGGGTGGGGGGGTGTCGGGTCGCGAGTTGGGATGTGGAATGGGCTGCAGGCCTACGCTTCCGCCCCTATGGGTAAGTCACGCGAGATCAAGAAGCGTATGAAGGCCGTCGGCAACATCCGGCGGATCACGAAGACGATGCAGATGATCGCGACGAGCAAGTTTGCTCGGGCGCAGCAGCGCGCGGTCGCGAGCAAGCCGTACACGGCGGCGTTGTTCGATCTGGTGGGGAAGATGGCGAGTGCCGCGGGGGATGTGAGCCATCCGCTGATCGACGCGAAGCCGGGTGCGGACGCGAAGATGCTGACGCTGGTGATCACGAGCGATCGCGGGTTGTGCGGGCCTTACAACGGCGCGATTCTGCGTCGGACGATGGAGCACTTCCGGAACACGCCGGGCGCCCGTGAGGGCGAGATCGAGCTGGTGGGGAAGAAGGGTCTGGCGACGCTGAAGTTCAACAAGATCAACGTGGCGACGCACCACACGCACTTCGGGGACACGCCGACGTATGCGAGCGTCGAGGCGTTGGCGCAGACGTACATCGATCGCTTCATCCGCGGGGAGATCTCCGGGGTGAGGGTTGTGTATATGCGGTTCATCTCGGCGGGGAAGCAGGCGGCGGAGATCAAGCAGTTGCTGCCGTTTGAGCCGGATGCGGGGGAGCAGAAGGATGCGGCGGCCGGTGCGGGTGCGGGGGGGATGGCGTTTGAGTTCAGCCCATCGCCGAAGGAGTTGATGGATTCGCTGCTGCCGGCGGCGTTGAAGGCGGCGTTGTTCCAGTGCTTCAACGATGCGATCGTGTCGGAGCACGTGGCGCGGATGGTGGCGATGAAGGCGGCGACGGACAACGCGGGGAAGATGGGGAAGCGTTTGAGCCGCGCGTACAACAGGGCGCGTCAGGCGCAGATCACGACGGAGTTGACGGAGATTATTTCGGGTGCCGCGGCGCTCGGGTGATGGGGAAGGCATTGGGCATTAGGCATTAGGCATTAGGCATTGGGCATTTGGGATACAGGCACGAAGGGCCGGCACGTCCACGGGGGCGTGCCGGCTTTGTTTTTGGGGCGGGTTGAGGGTGGGGTGGGGTGAGGGTGGGGGTCGAGTACATTTTTGCGTTGCTGCTAAGTCGGGGATGGCACTGCGTAGTAAGGGTGAGTGGAGGGTGGTTTTTGGTAGAGATCGGCAGCGGGGGATCAGCCGCGTAACCGAGAGGATGTGCGTGATGAGTGATTGGCGTGCGAGCGTGGATGTGTTGCGATTGGTGGCGGCGATGGGTATTGGCCTGTTGCTCAGTGAGTTGGGACACGGTGTGGGCGGCGCGCTGGGAGCGGGTGTTGGCATCGGGAGCGTGTCGGCGCAATGTCTCGTTCCTGCGGAGACGCTGGTGGAGTTCAATCGGGGAGCGCGTCGATCGACATTGCGCGGGATCGTGCGGGCGTCCGTGGGCTGGGACCCTGACGGTGATGGGCCAGAACCCGAGTGGCTGGTGATTGCGGGAAACTTCGATAGGGTCAATGGCGTACCCGCGGAGAACGTCGCGGCGTGGGACGGGACGAGGTGGCGATCATTCGGCGTGGACTTTGTGTTGTCTTCGGACGTCCATGCGCTCGCTGTGCACCAGGGGAGACTCATTCTGGGCGGCGACTTTGACTTTGTGAGATCGGTCGGCGAGAGCGAGATTATCGGTGCGCGTGGACTGATCGAGTTGACACCAGATGGTTGGAGACTCTTTGAGAACCGTCCCGGTCCCGGGTTGGGGCCGTTTCGGTATGTCCAGGCGCTTCTCTCGGACGGAGAGTCGCTCTTCATCGCCAGCGAGAGGCTCTCGGCTGACGACGATACGACGTCTTCGTCGCCGATCGTGAGATGGGACGGCGAGATGTACCGCACCGCCAAGTTGCCCGCTCCGACCACAGGGGGCATATGGGCTATGGCGTTCCACGCCGGGGAGTTGCATGTGGCGGGGTCATTCGTGAGCGGGAGCGGCGGACTGATCTCGCGTGTCGCCCGATACGACGGGGTTTCATGGCACGCGCTCGGTTCGGGGCTCGCCTTTGAAGGCAAGTCGATCGTGAGCGCCGGGGGCGCGTTGCATGTGGGTGTTGTTCCGACATCGTCAAGCGGCCCAAGCGTGTACAGATGGAATGGGGCTGAGTGGTCGGGCGCGGGCTCGGGGTTGGGCGGCGCGACGGCGTTGTCGCTTGCGGCGCTCGATGGAGATGTGGTCGTGGGCACGGGGCTCGGCACTCCTTACATCAACGTGCCGATGGATGTGTTTCGCCTGTCCGACGGCGTGTGGAAGGCACTGGAGGGGCACCTTTCACCCGTTCTCAGACATGCCACCTACTCGCTCTCGTTTCATAGGGGGGATCTCATCGCGGCCGGTGAGCAGATGATGGCAACAACGACGCGCGCTGTGGGCGGTGTGGCGAGATGGACCGGGCGCATGTGGACGTCGGCTGACGACGGGTTGAACGGAACTGTGCGGTCGCTCTTGCCCGACGGGGACGGCATCATCGCGTGCGGTTCATTCACGTCTATCGGCGGCGTCTCTTCTCCGGGGATCGCGAGGATCACGGCGAGCGGCGTCGAAGCGATCCCGTGCCCGATTGTGTTCGCCGACAACAACCGAGAGACTGTGCGGCGGATGACCATGCTGGGCGATCGCCTGGTGATCACAGGCGCGTTCATGATGCAGAATGAGTCGAGAGACGGGATCGCGATTCGCGAAGCGTCGGGAGAGTGGGTCGTGCCTCGGTACGATTCGGCGTGGCTGAAGGGTTTGCGTCTCGGGACGGTGGACAACGTGCTCTATGTGCTCGGGCAGAATGAGAATGGAGTGTCGCTGCATCGTCTTGATGAAGATGTGCTGACGCGTGTCACGGGCATCACATCCGTTACAGGATCGTATGAGCTGTGCGAGCACGACGGAGAACTCATACTCACCGGGGCTTCCACCACGGGTGATTCTGATCCGGTGGCGTTGATCAGCGCGTTCGATGGATCGGTGTGGCGCGAGCTGGGCGCGGGGCTTTCGGGTGGCGTCGGGAGCGCGGTTTCTTATCGTGGTCAACTGATCGCGGCGGGCAACTTCACTATCAACGAGACCGGCGAGGGGGCGACGCTCGCCCGTTGGGACGGATCGAACTGGACCCGGATGGAGCCGCCCTTCACGGGCTATCTGCGAATTCGCGGGGGCGACGAAACCGGCATCGCGGTCTTTCTATCGAATCAGCGTGCCGCGGTACTCCACGGAGGAAGGTGGGTGGAGGTGACGGGGTTGTTTTCGCAGCGAGATGATAGCGTTGAAGATTACTCGTTCGCGCGATTGGGTAGCCGATGCGTGATGCTGGGAACCGTTGATATCGGTGAGGCCGCGCGCGTGTTCGGCCTTCCCATGACCTTTGATCTGCCGTGCGAGGCGGACTTGAACTGTGACGGCGATGCGGACATCGTGGATCTGCTCGATTACTTTCAGGCATACGCGGACTGCCACTCGGGCGAGGCGGGATGTGATGCCATCCGCGCTGACTTCGATCAGAACGGCGTATTCGACATCATGGATGTGCTTGCGTTCCTTGATGCGCTTGGCGCAGGGTGTGAATGAGGGGGTGCTGTTCAATTCGGGACACGGCTCGGAGAGCCGATCTAGCCAGAAGCACGTAGGGCCGGCACGTCCACGGGGGCGTGCCGGCTTTGTTTTTGGGTGGGTTGAGGGTGGGGGGGGGAAAGGTCTTGTGGTGTGTGGGGGTGATGTGGTAAGGTGGGGGGTCGGCCGACTCGTGGCCGCGTGAAGGCGATTGGCTGGTTGGATCGCTTCGTGAAAAGGGGTGTTGCGATGGTTTCGAACGGAACGTCGGGGAACGGTGCGCCCATTGGGAATGGGGTTGGGGGGAGCGGTGTTGGTGGGGGGGTTGGTGGTGGTGGTGGGGCGGACTATGACGTGGCGATCATCGGGGGGGGGCCGGGCGGCTCGACGTGTTCGACGCTGCTGAAGAAGTACATGCCGGAGCTGCGTGTGCTGGTGATCGAGCGGGAGGTCTTTCCGCGCGAGCACATCGGTGAGAGCCAGTTGCCGTTGATCGGTGCGATTCTGAAGGAGATGGGGTGCTGGGAGAAGGTGGAGGCGGAGCAGTTTCCGATCAAGCTGGGTGGGACGTATCGGTGGGGGGCGACGAAGGACCTGTGGGACTTTGAGTTCATTCCGTTCGGTCAGTACCGGGACGATCCGCGGCCCGCGCCGTACGCGGGGCAGCGGATGTTCACGGCGTTGCAGGTCGAGCGGTCGGCGTATGACAAGATCCTGCTGGATCATGCGGCGGAGACGGGGGCGGAGGTGCGGCAGGGGACTTCGGTGCGGGAGATCCTGCGGACGGGCGATCGGGTGGATGGGCTGCGTCTCTCGGATGGGAGCGTGGTGACGGCGAAGCATTATGTGGATGCATCGGGAGATGCGGGGATTCTGCGGCGCGGGATGGGTGTTGAGTGTGATTATCCGGGGAACATCAAGAACGTGGCGTTCTGGGATTACTGGGACGATGCGGAGTGGGCGGTGACGATCGGGAAGGGTGCGACGCGGATCTTCATCATGTCGATCGGGATCGGGTGGATGTGGTTCATCCCGGTGCGAGCGACGCGGGTGTCGGTGGGGCTGGTGTGTCCGGCGGAGTATTACAAGTCGTGCGGGAAGTCGCCGGAGGAGCTGTACGCGTGGGCGATGCAGCAGGACCCGTTGATCGTGAAGCACACGAAGAACGCGCGGCGGGGCGGGAAGGTGACATCGACGAAGGACTGGTCGTTCATCGCGCAGCGGATGGTGGGCGAGAACTGGTACCTGGTGGGCGAGGCGTCGGGGTTTGCGGATCCGATTCTGTCCGCGGGGATGATGCTGACGCACGCGGGGGCGCGGGAGCTGGCGTACGCGATCATGGCGATGGAGCGCGGGGAGCACGATCGCGCGTGGTTGTGCGAGCATTATGAGTCGCTGCAGCGGCGGCGGATCAACCAGCACATCCGGTTCGCGGACTTCTGGTACGCGGGGAATGGGTGCTTCACGGACCTGGAGGACATGACGACGCGGATCGCGAAGGACGCGGGGATCGAGTTGTCGCCGAAGGAGGCGTTCCGGTGGATCTCGAACGGCGGGTTCATGGAGGACATCCCGGGTCGGGCGGGGATCGGCGGGCTTGATGTGGCGGGGGCGAAGGAGGTCGCGGGGAGGTTCCTCGGTGCGGAGGATGCGCAGGAGGCGGTGGGGTGGCAGGTGAACGACTTCAACGTCTTCCGGCCGAATCTTGAGGGGGCTGAGCGGGCGGAGTATCCGGTGTATCGGGCGGGGAAGATCGTGCGGGTGCCGTGCTACAAGCGGAAGCAGTTCACGATGCCGCTGATGGGTGCGTACGCGATGTGGCTGAAGGTGATGGAGCGGACGTCGGACATTACGGAGATGTGCCGCATGGTGATCGCGTCGTATCAGCGTGAGCGCGGGATGTCTCCTGCGCGTGCGAACTTTGAGTTGCAGCAGGCGATCCAGGCGCTGGAGGTGATGGTGCTCGAGGGTTGGGTTGTGGGTGAGAAGGATCCGTCGCGTCCGCTGCTGGGGATTCGCTCGAAGAAGGGTGACAACATGATCCACGAGACGCGGGACGTGCAGGTGGGGTAGCGCGCTGGGCGCGCAGGTTGGTGCGGGAGTCAGTTGTGCGCGGGTGTGCGTTCGATGGTGATGCGCACGGTGTTGGCGGGTGACCAGCTGGCGCGGAGGGCGGTTGTGACCTGGTCCGGGGTGATGGTGCGGTATTCCTCGAAAGCTCGGGCGAGGGATGCGGGTGAGAGTCCGTCGTAGGTGAGGGTCGCGAGTTTGGAGGCCCACGCTTCGGCGGAGAGGTCTTGGCGCGCGAGGATGGAGGCGATGCGGTTGCGTGCGTCATTGAGTTCGGATTCTGAGGGCTCTTGAGCGGCGAGCCGCGCGAGGTGCTGCGCGAGGATGTCGGCTTGGCCGGCGGGATCGGCATCGGGTGCATCGGAGGCGATCATGGCGGCGATGACGGAGCGCGGGGATCGTCCGGCGGGGTTGGTGGGGAAGACGCGGACATCGCCGGAGAGGTTCGGGTCGGCTTCGAGGCGTTCGTCGAGGATGAAGGCGGCGAGCGCGAGGGCGCGGCGCTCGGAGAGTTCGGCGCGGCGCGGGCCGACAACGGCGACGATGGCGCGGGAGGCGTGGGGCTGGTTGCAGCGTTCTCTGACCGTGATGGTGCGGAGGTCTGGCGGGGGCGCGTCGCGGAGTTCGCCGAGGGTGGTGGGGCTGATGCGCGAGCGGCCGGGGAGGGGGCCGAGTGAATCGGCGGCCAGGGCGAGGGTGTCGGGCGCGGGGCGGCGGCTTGCGATGGCGGCTTCGATCGAGCCCTGCATGGTTGCGGCGGCGAGCCATTCGGCGGCGGCGGCGGGATCGATGGCGGAGAGATCGGAGGCGAGGAGGGGGCGTGCCGCGGACATGGTGGAGGGGAGGGTTGCGGCGCGGAGTGCGTCGACGGCGGCGCGGTCGGGGTCGCTGGAAGCGATGAGGTCTTTGAAGGCCTGGAGGCGGGCGTTCATCGCGTCGGCGTCGATGTCTGGTTGTTCGATGAGGAGCGCGGCGATGTCGAGTCCGATGGGTAGGTCGGTCTCGGGACCTGTGATCCAGAGCTGGAGGGCGTCGGTGTGGGCGACTGCGCTGAAGCGGATCTGCGAGTCGAGGTAGCGGCGGATGGTTTCTGCCTGTGCGGGGGTTGGGGACTTGGGGAGGGACCATCCGGCGGCGGCGGCGGCGGCGAGTCCGCGTTTGCCGGGTGGTTCGAGACATTCGCCGCCGGAGATGGTGAGGGCGATGGCGAAGGTTCCGTCGGCGTTCTCTGGGAGTGTCTTGGCGTGGAGGCGTGTGCCGTTCGAGAGCCAGCAGGACCAGACGGCGATGGAGGGCGTTTGTGAGATTTCGGCGATGTGTGAGCTTCGGGGCTGGGCGAGGGCGGATGCTGGGGTGAGGGCGGAAGCGAGGATGAGTGCGGCGAGCGCGGGCGCGGCAAGTGATCGCGCGGCGATGCGGGAGAGGAGGGGGTTCTTCAGGCGGAAGGGGGGCACGCCTGAGGGTACCGGGTGGGGGGCGTGCGTGTTGCGTGGGGGGGGTGGGATCAGGAGAAGGGGATTCACCACGGAGGCCAGAGAGGAACACGGAGGGGGAATAGGGTGGCGAGCACGGGGGGCCGCGGCTATTCGGCGGCATGCGAAGGGGGCGAGCGTGTTGCCACGACGGTGAACTTGACAGGAACTGACACGAGCCGTTCGACAGACACGGGCTCTACGAGGTCCCAAGTTGCCTTGTCGAATCCCTCGCCGAAGCGCACGCGAATGACAAGCGTGCCGCGTTGCTCTGATGGCGGGAGATGCGGAATCGCAACATCGACCGGCAAGCGCACCATCAGCCCCATGTGCGGGGCGATAGGAAACGGAGTGCTTCGCGCAACGAGGCGATCGCCGTTCTCGAGAATGAGGACCTGCGGCTCAACAATGGCGGTGAGGCCGCGGGTCTCGTGCTCGCCTTTCTGTGTCAGCACCCCGCTTCCGGCACGAAAGATGGCCGAGACCATCCAGCGAAGCGGTTCGCCGGGTTCCACGGGGTCGTGAGGCATCGGGACCAGGGCGACAGAGTTTGACGCGTATGTTGCCCATGCGTCATCGCCGACCTGACCTGCGGCGCGGGCACCTTCGATGATGTCCCCCATGTGCTCGGTCCACATGGCGTCTGGATCAGCGTTGACATGGAGCAGTGCCTGCACTGCGCGATGGTGTGACCCACTCGCGAACCTGCGCAACCGAATGCGATGAAGGATCTCCTGAGCGACTAGCTTGCTACGTGCCGCGTTCGG from Phycisphaeraceae bacterium includes the following:
- a CDS encoding DEAD/DEAH box helicase family protein, with the protein product MTTGLKIYQEEALQELSEFLRAAQATDAARAFNAKRRPSGEYQPIPEWKESEAFPYVCVRIPTGGGKTLLAAHAVGRVCHDYVLAERQVVLWLAPSDAIVQQTLGVLRDRGSRARKALAGAFGGQVTILDVEEALSVTPAVLSGSCSVIVSTVQSWRVDSTDGRRVYQPANGDLMGHFDGASEKALAVVERGPSGQPVYSLGNVLRLRKPIVIIDEGHKFRTKRTFETLKRFSPRAVVEFTATPHVKGKDRVPSNVVVEKSARDLKIENMIKAPIVLRESKQWTDAVRLAVAKRKELARAAEEEGRKTGEYIRPIVLFKAEDNVTGSNNVTVDVLREHLIKEGYATEEEVVIHVGGRKDLPANILSPECPVNYVITVDALGEGWDCPFAYVLCTIATLSSSIAVEQILGRVLRMPNVTLKHDESLNRAYCFTSSGAFGDAATNLKDALVDAGFSRDEAEGAVIEDRGAERRDDEPAPLFRNREIPVFVDAVLSEEQKTAIASAVPGDVRFEPAPLAGTTTILYRGDMLDERAAARVESVLEGGRDKIAAKRFKRALAGEGTSASELGELFRIPALAIQDPHAEGGLSLFEAQHRETAWTLDECSHELGHFDASPGTVREFEVAPDEDGAWVDQYKGEVAAAVSWMDQGGPRTLEELSAWLDRSIEDRTVTQDAKRAYIDRVLLWLTRAQNLSVERLSPVRWRLARAIAARVEEHRSQIERHVFQSLLGRLVVSVTPPHPSLIFALDSARSDYPGDLRATTDRKSFPRHFFPFIGDMNNDERLCAQLIDAHPNTKHWIRNIERHPKSFWMPGLRQKFYPDFIAVLHDGRYAAIEYKGKRGEQIPDEQAKREMGMLWAARSEGKCVFVWVTKEDMEASVSAGLASPS
- the dinD gene encoding DNA damage-inducible protein D, with translation MKRELVQQYCGVFQGITREREGVEYWHGRELQDVLGYTKWDNFVQVVERAKTACANSGQDPNDHFADVGTMVDLGSGAKREVPDFVLTRYACYLIAQNGDPRKTQVAFAQTYFALQTRKQELVEQRLEEVERLAAREKLTGTEKALSGIIYERVGNEKSFGMIRSKGDAALFGGRTTEDMKKKLGVPKGRALADFLPTITIKAKDFASEITNFNIKDKDLRTEAAITSEHVQNNKDVRKLLGERGIQPEALPPAEDIKKLERRVESEKRSITKGAKPLPPSDDAQGCEA
- the atpG gene encoding ATP synthase F1 subunit gamma; the protein is MGKSREIKKRMKAVGNIRRITKTMQMIATSKFARAQQRAVASKPYTAALFDLVGKMASAAGDVSHPLIDAKPGADAKMLTLVITSDRGLCGPYNGAILRRTMEHFRNTPGAREGEIELVGKKGLATLKFNKINVATHHTHFGDTPTYASVEALAQTYIDRFIRGEISGVRVVYMRFISAGKQAAEIKQLLPFEPDAGEQKDAAAGAGAGGMAFEFSPSPKELMDSLLPAALKAALFQCFNDAIVSEHVARMVAMKAATDNAGKMGKRLSRAYNRARQAQITTELTEIISGAAALG
- a CDS encoding site-specific DNA-methyltransferase, giving the protein MATLNWIGKEAVVNHHRKVPYRLLKADPSLSVGEDGGLASGNLLVQGDNLEALKALLPYYGGKVKCIYIDPPYNTGNEEWVYNDNVNSPQIRAWLEGTLESRKVDADDLSRHDKWLCMMYPRLMLLRDFLCEDGALFVSIDDNEVAFLRLLLDEVLGSSNFVAEMIWEGAFKNDARQIGVNHEYVLVYAKNRALLPREWAVPKEGVEPVLREVDRLRAIHGEDYDSASADLAGWFRAMKATPSFGLRRFRFIDARGAYKEDDPTAPGGRRFQLINPHTGTVIPLRPNRGWAFDQNEFEERVKQGRISFVNDKSIMLRTYLHETDKVTPQSVFYQPTRSASERLGRILDSGEFEYPKDEVILQRFIDMATDPGAIVMDSFAGSGTTGHAVLAMNKADGGNRKFICIEMDETICKTITRERITRVIEGYHPGGDRKKERVEGLGGGFRYVTLGPTLFDEHGRFRSGEDKVTFGQLAAHIFFTQTGEPLPKQVNGKRSPLIGTFRGTAYYLLYNGILGDRSVSGGNVLTRETLAMLPKHTLADGSPGPRVVFGEACRLSDATLRREGIEFRQIPYQVEVG